A genome region from Ralstonia solanacearum K60 includes the following:
- a CDS encoding carboxymuconolactone decarboxylase family protein: MTSASTASTTLSAQQRAIIPIAAFAAAGDMPKLNSALNQGLDAGLTVSDAKEILVQLYAYAGFPRSLNALGELMKVLEVRKQRGIQDAPGREPSRAIPKGDALLAAGTANQIKLAGAPVKGPLFDFAPAIDEYLKVHLFGDIFERDNLDWKSRELATVGILSALPGAESQLQSHMGISMNVGLTANQLRQLAQVLADRVGAEHARRAREALDRQLAAQSGAK, encoded by the coding sequence ATGACCAGTGCATCCACCGCTTCTACAACGCTTTCGGCGCAGCAGCGGGCCATCATCCCCATCGCGGCTTTCGCTGCGGCGGGTGACATGCCCAAGCTGAACTCGGCCCTGAACCAGGGGCTGGATGCCGGCCTGACAGTGAGCGACGCCAAGGAGATCCTGGTGCAGCTCTACGCCTACGCCGGCTTCCCACGTAGTCTCAATGCGCTGGGCGAATTGATGAAAGTGCTGGAGGTGCGCAAGCAGCGCGGCATCCAAGACGCACCGGGACGAGAACCCAGCCGCGCCATCCCCAAGGGAGACGCGCTGCTGGCCGCCGGCACGGCCAACCAGATCAAGCTGGCAGGCGCACCAGTCAAGGGACCACTCTTCGACTTTGCGCCCGCCATTGACGAATACCTCAAAGTTCACCTGTTCGGTGACATCTTCGAGCGCGACAACTTGGACTGGAAAAGCCGCGAACTGGCCACGGTCGGCATATTGTCGGCGCTTCCAGGCGCCGAGTCGCAATTGCAGTCGCACATGGGCATCAGCATGAACGTGGGGCTCACTGCCAACCAATTGCGTCAGCTAGCCCAAGTGCTGGCGGACCGCGTGGGTGCCGAACATGCCCGGCGTGCACGCGAGGCGCTGGATCGGCAACTGGCCGCTCAATCGGGAGCCAAATGA
- a CDS encoding efflux RND transporter periplasmic adaptor subunit, with product MVSRRFVTSSVVLALPLALSACGEKAPADPRTEAPLVRAVFVQPAASASRSFTGVVAARVQSDLGFRVPGKVLERLVDGGQTVKRGQPLMRIDPVDLKLAAHAQQEAVSAARARAQQTAEDEARYRDLRGTGAISASAYDQAKAAADAAKAQLSAAQAQADVARNASRYAELVADGDGVVMETLAEPGQVVSAGQAVVRLAHAGRREAVVQLPETLRPAIGSVAQATLFGGESAGVPAKLRQLSDAADRLTRTFEARYVLDGELANAPLGSTVTIQIADRLTAAQGDLQVPLGAVFDAGKGPGVWVIQGDPAKVSWRSVSIVRLGDEGARVAGQVKQGDRIVALGAQLLREGQQVRVASQGASTAIAGVRL from the coding sequence ATGGTTTCGCGTCGCTTTGTTACCTCTTCCGTTGTTCTTGCGTTGCCGCTCGCGCTGAGCGCTTGCGGCGAAAAGGCCCCTGCCGATCCGCGCACCGAGGCGCCTTTGGTGCGTGCCGTGTTCGTCCAGCCAGCCGCTTCGGCATCGCGTTCATTCACGGGGGTCGTCGCTGCCCGGGTGCAGAGCGACCTCGGGTTCCGCGTGCCCGGCAAGGTGCTGGAACGGCTCGTGGATGGGGGGCAAACCGTCAAGCGCGGGCAGCCGCTCATGCGCATCGACCCTGTCGATCTGAAGCTCGCTGCGCATGCACAGCAAGAAGCCGTGAGCGCCGCGCGGGCACGCGCGCAACAGACGGCGGAAGACGAAGCCCGCTACCGCGATCTGCGCGGAACGGGTGCAATTTCCGCCTCGGCCTATGACCAGGCCAAGGCTGCGGCGGACGCAGCCAAAGCCCAGTTGAGCGCGGCGCAGGCGCAGGCGGACGTTGCGCGTAACGCCAGCCGCTACGCAGAGCTCGTTGCCGATGGCGATGGCGTGGTCATGGAAACGCTGGCCGAGCCCGGCCAGGTCGTCAGCGCCGGGCAGGCTGTTGTGCGCCTGGCCCACGCTGGCCGCCGCGAAGCGGTCGTCCAGTTGCCCGAAACGCTGCGGCCGGCAATCGGGTCTGTCGCACAGGCGACGCTTTTCGGTGGGGAAAGCGCGGGCGTACCTGCCAAGCTGCGGCAACTGTCAGATGCTGCCGATCGGCTTACCCGCACCTTCGAAGCGCGCTACGTGCTGGATGGGGAACTGGCCAATGCACCGCTTGGCTCGACCGTAACGATCCAGATTGCCGATCGGCTTACCGCCGCGCAAGGCGATCTGCAGGTGCCGCTGGGTGCCGTGTTCGATGCAGGCAAGGGCCCCGGCGTGTGGGTCATCCAGGGTGATCCGGCCAAGGTGTCGTGGCGATCCGTCAGCATCGTGCGCCTCGGCGACGAAGGTGCTCGGGTTGCGGGCCAAGTCAAGCAAGGGGACCGGATTGTCGCGCTTGGCGCACAACTGCTGCGTGAAGGACAGCAAGTCCGTGTGGCAAGTCAGGGGGCCAGTACTGCCATCGCGGGGGTGCGCCTGTGA
- a CDS encoding LysR family transcriptional regulator: MSGENFRDILAFLAVARERSFTRAAAQLGVSQSALSHTIRALEARLGLRLLTRTTRSVSPTEAGERLIQSVAPRFEAITDELAAFEELRDKPAGTVRITASDFAANTILWPKLSKLQPKYPDVKIEIAIEPALTDIVAERFDAGVRFGDQIAKDMTAVRISPDIRMVIVGAPSYLEGRPRPKTPSDLTEHECINMRFSMRGGMYAWELSKGGRNLQVRVEGSWTFNCIYPVVEAALAGFGLAYMPEVLARPHLKSGRLQAVLKDWSPTFPGLHIFFASRRQSSPVLSLIVEELRYRH; this comes from the coding sequence ATGTCTGGTGAGAACTTTCGCGACATTCTGGCCTTTCTCGCAGTTGCGCGCGAGCGTAGCTTTACCCGCGCGGCGGCTCAGTTGGGCGTATCGCAATCTGCGCTCAGCCACACCATTCGCGCGTTGGAAGCGCGGCTCGGGCTGCGCTTGCTGACCCGCACGACCCGCAGCGTGTCGCCGACGGAGGCAGGCGAACGGTTAATCCAGAGCGTGGCCCCTCGGTTCGAGGCGATCACCGACGAACTGGCTGCATTCGAGGAGCTTCGCGACAAGCCCGCTGGAACCGTGCGCATCACCGCGTCTGATTTCGCGGCGAACACGATCCTCTGGCCCAAGCTCTCCAAGCTCCAGCCGAAGTATCCCGACGTCAAGATCGAGATCGCAATCGAGCCGGCACTGACTGACATCGTGGCAGAGCGCTTCGATGCCGGCGTTCGCTTCGGCGACCAGATTGCCAAGGACATGACGGCGGTTCGGATTTCACCAGACATTCGCATGGTGATCGTTGGGGCGCCGTCCTATCTGGAAGGACGCCCCAGACCCAAAACGCCATCGGACCTAACCGAGCATGAGTGCATCAACATGCGCTTTTCCATGCGTGGCGGGATGTATGCCTGGGAACTCAGCAAGGGCGGAAGAAACCTGCAGGTACGGGTCGAGGGTTCGTGGACATTCAACTGCATCTATCCGGTTGTCGAGGCAGCACTGGCGGGATTCGGCCTCGCATACATGCCCGAAGTACTGGCTCGTCCCCACCTCAAGAGCGGGCGACTTCAGGCCGTTCTCAAGGACTGGAGCCCGACATTTCCTGGCCTGCACATCTTCTTTGCCAGTCGGCGCCAATCGTCGCCCGTACTGTCGCTGATCGTTGAAGAGCTGCGCTACCGGCACTAA
- a CDS encoding LysR family transcriptional regulator, producing MSRDNFSDLLAFIAVARARSFTRAAAQLRVTQPALSYTIRTLEEKLGVRLLMRSTRGVSPTEAGQRLLDRLAPEFDEIEAEIQSLGELRDEPMGTIRITAIDYAIRSTLWPKLAKFLPKYPKIKVELVNEYESVDIVARGYDAGVRFGQELAQDMISVRIGPDVRNMVVGSKSYFAGRRPPKTPRDLTEHVCINLRTSTYGGLYEWEFAKGKRTVNARVDGAVTFNNAYDIFEAVKAGFGLAYLPEDMVRPLVSKRQLVSVLEDWCPVWPGFHLYYPNRRQPSRAMTLLVEALRHRP from the coding sequence ATGTCGCGCGACAACTTCAGCGACCTGCTGGCCTTCATCGCCGTGGCGCGCGCGCGCAGTTTCACGCGCGCGGCAGCCCAGCTTCGGGTCACACAGCCCGCCCTGAGCTACACCATCCGGACGTTGGAGGAGAAGCTGGGCGTTCGCCTTCTCATGCGCAGCACGCGCGGCGTGTCTCCTACCGAGGCGGGCCAGCGGCTACTGGATCGCCTCGCGCCCGAGTTCGACGAGATCGAGGCCGAAATCCAGTCGCTCGGCGAGCTTCGGGACGAGCCCATGGGAACGATCCGAATCACTGCCATCGACTACGCCATCCGAAGCACGCTTTGGCCCAAGCTGGCGAAGTTCCTGCCGAAGTACCCCAAGATCAAGGTTGAGCTGGTCAACGAGTACGAGAGCGTCGATATCGTTGCGCGCGGCTACGACGCCGGCGTGCGGTTCGGCCAGGAACTGGCGCAGGACATGATTTCAGTGCGGATCGGCCCGGACGTCCGCAACATGGTGGTGGGATCGAAGTCCTACTTCGCGGGACGCCGGCCACCCAAGACACCGCGCGACCTCACCGAGCACGTTTGCATCAACCTGCGCACATCCACGTATGGCGGCCTCTACGAATGGGAGTTCGCCAAGGGCAAGCGCACCGTGAATGCACGGGTGGATGGAGCGGTCACCTTCAATAACGCCTATGACATTTTCGAGGCGGTCAAGGCTGGCTTCGGACTGGCTTACCTGCCGGAAGACATGGTTCGCCCATTGGTGTCAAAGAGACAACTCGTCTCCGTACTGGAGGACTGGTGCCCGGTGTGGCCCGGGTTCCATCTCTACTATCCGAACCGGCGGCAGCCTTCGCGCGCAATGACCTTGCTGGTCGAAGCCTTGCGCCACAGACCATAG
- a CDS encoding alcohol dehydrogenase catalytic domain-containing protein, protein MPGVHARRWIGNWPLNREPNDHASHHALRPRDIRFEDRPDPQILKPSDAIVRIAAACVCGSDLWPYRGIQAITEPMPVGHEYCGVVEEVGSEVRHIKLGQFVIGAFFASDNACPVCQHGYQSSCQQAEFVGGAQAPLLRVPLADGTLVATPGIPSKGWVSFTSALTRSRRASSKTRCRYLMLRDLTYR, encoded by the coding sequence ATGCCCGGCGTGCACGCGAGGCGCTGGATCGGCAACTGGCCGCTCAATCGGGAGCCAAATGACCACGCAAGCCACCATGCTCTACGGCCGCGCGACATCCGCTTCGAGGATCGCCCCGACCCTCAGATTCTCAAGCCGAGCGATGCCATCGTACGCATTGCCGCCGCCTGCGTGTGCGGCTCGGATTTGTGGCCCTATCGAGGTATTCAAGCCATCACAGAGCCCATGCCCGTGGGCCACGAATACTGTGGCGTCGTGGAGGAAGTTGGCAGCGAAGTACGCCACATCAAGCTGGGCCAGTTCGTGATCGGCGCCTTCTTCGCCTCGGACAATGCCTGCCCGGTATGCCAGCACGGCTACCAATCCTCCTGCCAGCAGGCCGAGTTCGTCGGCGGCGCACAGGCTCCGCTGCTGCGCGTTCCTCTCGCCGACGGCACCTTGGTCGCCACGCCTGGCATTCCCTCGAAGGGGTGGGTCAGTTTTACATCGGCGCTAACAAGAAGCCGAAGAGCATCATCGAAAACGCGGTGCCGATACTTAATGTTGCGAGATTTGACGTACCGGTAA
- a CDS encoding oxidoreductase, with the protein MFNSNVVVITGVSSGIGRAAAAKFALRGCRVFGTVRNLAKAQPLPGVELVEMDIRDEASVQQGIETIIAQAKRIDVLVNSAGVALLGATEETSVAEAQTLFDTNLFGVLRTMQAVLPHMRAQRSGRIVNISSVLGFLPAPYMGLYSASKHAVEGMSETLDHEVRKFGIRVALVEPSFTKTSLDINAPQAASKISAYDAERSVVSRTIQKTVQKAPNPDSVASTVVDAALGAWKMRRTPKGDASLLRKLRRFMPAGPVDSGLRKTFGLS; encoded by the coding sequence ATGTTCAATTCCAACGTTGTCGTCATCACCGGCGTGTCCTCCGGCATCGGCCGTGCCGCCGCCGCGAAGTTTGCCCTGCGGGGTTGCCGAGTATTCGGCACAGTGCGCAACCTCGCAAAAGCGCAGCCGCTGCCGGGCGTTGAACTGGTCGAAATGGATATCCGCGATGAAGCCTCGGTTCAACAGGGAATCGAAACCATCATCGCGCAGGCCAAGCGCATTGATGTGCTGGTCAACAGTGCGGGCGTGGCGCTGCTCGGCGCAACCGAAGAAACGTCGGTCGCCGAAGCGCAGACGCTGTTCGACACCAACCTGTTTGGCGTCTTGCGCACCATGCAGGCAGTGCTGCCGCACATGCGCGCGCAACGCTCGGGAAGAATCGTGAACATCAGCTCGGTGCTCGGCTTCTTGCCGGCGCCCTACATGGGGCTGTATTCGGCATCCAAGCACGCGGTGGAGGGAATGTCCGAGACGTTGGATCACGAGGTGCGCAAGTTCGGCATCCGCGTCGCACTCGTTGAGCCCTCGTTTACCAAGACCAGTCTGGATATCAACGCGCCGCAGGCGGCGTCCAAGATATCGGCTTACGACGCGGAGCGCAGCGTCGTGTCCCGGACCATTCAAAAAACTGTCCAGAAAGCACCGAACCCGGATAGCGTCGCCAGCACGGTGGTCGATGCCGCACTGGGTGCGTGGAAGATGCGCCGGACGCCCAAAGGCGATGCATCCCTCCTGCGCAAGCTACGCCGTTTCATGCCCGCAGGCCCGGTCGACTCGGGCCTGCGGAAGACCTTCGGACTCTCCTGA
- a CDS encoding TetR/AcrR family transcriptional regulator yields the protein MKTTPYPVSARGPADHDVRDQIVAAATEHFSRYGYEKTAVSDLAKAIGFSKAYIYKFFESKQAIGEMICANCLREIEVDVNAALAEADSPPEKLRRMFKALTEASLRLFSHDRKLYEIAASAATERWQSVIAYEGRIQTLLRDVLQEGRETGDFERKTPLDEATTAIYLVMRPYMNPLLLQYSFDYTEMAPGLLSSLVLRSLSP from the coding sequence ATGAAGACCACCCCTTACCCCGTTTCCGCGCGCGGTCCGGCGGACCATGATGTACGAGACCAGATCGTCGCCGCCGCCACCGAGCACTTCAGCCGCTACGGCTACGAGAAGACCGCCGTGTCTGACCTGGCCAAGGCCATTGGCTTTTCCAAGGCCTATATCTACAAGTTTTTCGAGTCCAAGCAGGCCATTGGCGAGATGATTTGCGCCAACTGCCTGCGCGAGATCGAGGTCGACGTGAATGCCGCCCTGGCCGAGGCGGATTCCCCGCCGGAGAAGCTGCGCCGCATGTTCAAAGCCTTGACAGAGGCCAGCCTTCGGTTGTTTTCCCATGACCGCAAGCTGTACGAGATCGCAGCCTCGGCAGCGACGGAGCGGTGGCAATCGGTGATTGCCTATGAGGGTCGCATCCAGACGCTGCTGCGCGATGTGCTGCAGGAGGGGCGGGAGACCGGAGACTTCGAGCGCAAGACGCCGTTGGACGAGGCCACGACGGCCATTTACCTGGTCATGCGCCCGTACATGAATCCGTTGCTTTTGCAGTACAGCTTTGACTACACGGAGATGGCCCCCGGACTGCTTTCCAGTCTCGTGCTCCGAAGCCTCTCCCCCTGA
- a CDS encoding efflux transporter outer membrane subunit: MLPKHALAALLVASLAAGCTVGPDYVKPDAPVPERFLGQTAVGQRTVNATADLSVWWAGFGDPQLTQFVQLALQQNLDLAQAFARVTQARAGLGAANAALLPSGNVTGQAARAYQSVETPLGRVLNSRPGFDRYGNAFEGDVNASWELDVFGGLRRGREAALADYQASKAGAVATRLAVAAQTADIYIAVRGLQTRLKVARHQVQTQEELLSTVNLLYGKGLAAELQVRQAEGALAQVRASIPQLEAGLDAAMNALDVMLGSLPGTHRAELAEGGDIPAAPQVAITGSPGELLRRRPDLIVAERRLAASSARIGVAIAEYYPKFSLSGLLGSATSVGAGSLFGSGASQFAGVLGLRWRLFDFGRINAQIDQAKGQEAEMLAAYRLAVLRATEDVEDALSALVKREEQATLLTQGVDSLGRARNASFAAYQKGVVSLIEVLQADENLLRASDARAQAQTESARAAVAAFKALGGGWQPGESTAVASK; the protein is encoded by the coding sequence ATGTTGCCAAAACACGCCCTTGCGGCCCTCCTCGTTGCCAGCCTGGCAGCCGGGTGTACTGTCGGCCCGGACTATGTGAAGCCGGATGCGCCGGTTCCCGAACGATTCTTGGGCCAGACGGCGGTCGGGCAGCGCACCGTCAATGCCACAGCCGACCTGTCCGTGTGGTGGGCCGGCTTTGGTGATCCGCAACTCACGCAGTTCGTCCAACTCGCGTTGCAACAGAATCTGGACCTCGCCCAGGCTTTCGCCCGCGTCACGCAAGCCCGTGCAGGCTTGGGCGCCGCCAATGCAGCGTTGCTGCCATCGGGCAATGTGACGGGCCAGGCCGCGCGTGCGTATCAGTCCGTCGAAACGCCGTTGGGCAGAGTCTTGAATTCGAGGCCCGGCTTTGACCGCTACGGCAACGCTTTTGAGGGCGATGTCAACGCGAGCTGGGAGTTGGACGTCTTCGGCGGACTGCGCCGCGGCCGCGAGGCTGCGCTTGCCGACTACCAAGCGTCCAAGGCCGGCGCAGTCGCCACTCGGCTGGCTGTGGCCGCACAGACCGCTGACATCTACATCGCCGTCCGTGGTTTGCAGACGCGCCTGAAGGTGGCCCGCCACCAGGTACAGACGCAAGAGGAATTGCTCTCCACCGTCAACCTGCTCTACGGCAAGGGGCTGGCGGCCGAGCTTCAAGTCAGGCAGGCCGAAGGCGCACTCGCCCAGGTTCGCGCTTCCATCCCACAGCTTGAGGCGGGCCTCGATGCGGCGATGAACGCGCTGGACGTGATGCTCGGGTCGCTACCGGGCACGCACCGGGCCGAACTGGCAGAAGGCGGCGACATCCCGGCCGCTCCGCAGGTTGCAATTACCGGATCGCCCGGCGAACTGCTGCGGCGCCGTCCCGATCTCATCGTCGCCGAGCGCCGCCTAGCGGCTTCCAGCGCGCGCATTGGTGTCGCCATTGCCGAGTACTACCCGAAGTTCTCGCTCAGCGGCCTGCTAGGCAGCGCCACATCCGTGGGGGCAGGCAGTCTGTTCGGCAGCGGCGCCAGTCAATTTGCCGGCGTGCTCGGCCTGCGCTGGCGCCTGTTCGACTTCGGCCGTATCAACGCGCAAATCGATCAGGCCAAGGGGCAGGAGGCGGAGATGCTGGCTGCATACCGGCTCGCCGTGCTGCGCGCAACAGAGGACGTGGAAGACGCCCTCTCTGCCTTGGTCAAGCGCGAGGAGCAAGCGACCTTGCTCACGCAAGGCGTGGACTCACTCGGCCGCGCGCGAAATGCTTCGTTCGCCGCCTATCAAAAAGGCGTCGTCAGCCTCATCGAAGTCCTGCAAGCCGATGAAAACCTGCTGCGTGCATCAGACGCGCGCGCCCAGGCGCAAACAGAATCCGCCCGCGCTGCCGTCGCGGCATTCAAGGCGCTGGGCGGTGGCTGGCAGCCCGGCGAATCGACCGCCGTTGCCAGCAAATAG
- a CDS encoding (R)-mandelonitrile lyase, producing MHLPSFRILLAAAALQTATAAVAAPPADSTMSAPARQEIVLAGSQASIAGPTETFTGRARIDPLWSANKDINAAGAMVTFEPGARSAWHTHPYGQRLVVRSGVGLVQEWGKPVQVVRPGDAIWCPPGVKHWHGAAPKTAVTYLTVTGTVDGKNVDWMEKVTEDPYDGKQAR from the coding sequence ATGCATCTCCCTTCTTTCAGAATCCTCCTGGCCGCAGCGGCTCTGCAGACCGCCACGGCAGCCGTTGCGGCGCCCCCGGCCGATAGCACCATGTCGGCGCCCGCTCGTCAGGAAATCGTGCTTGCGGGGAGCCAGGCCTCTATCGCTGGACCTACCGAGACTTTCACCGGACGAGCACGGATTGATCCGCTGTGGTCGGCCAACAAAGACATCAACGCCGCAGGTGCCATGGTCACGTTCGAGCCTGGCGCCCGCTCCGCGTGGCACACCCACCCCTACGGACAGCGACTGGTGGTGCGTTCCGGTGTTGGGCTCGTCCAGGAATGGGGCAAGCCCGTTCAGGTCGTGCGTCCTGGCGATGCGATCTGGTGCCCTCCTGGCGTCAAACACTGGCACGGTGCCGCGCCCAAGACAGCCGTGACCTACCTGACCGTCACGGGCACCGTGGATGGCAAGAACGTCGATTGGATGGAGAAAGTCACTGAGGACCCATATGACGGCAAACAAGCACGGTAA